Below is a window of Rhipicephalus sanguineus isolate Rsan-2018 chromosome 9, BIME_Rsan_1.4, whole genome shotgun sequence DNA.
TCGACCAAGTTTGCGACAATGTCCCAGCAAGTGACTGAAGGCCCCTTGCAGCGTATGTTCTtgacaagggtattggggctgTGTTTACTTGATGCAAAAAGGCAAGGCTGCAGCCCTAAATGCCTGAACCGAAACCCTCCAGTAATATATGTACACTAATGAAGGATGTATGTATATACcgccttcctttcttttcctgcCGTGTGAGTACAGCGATGTTTCTTTAGAGGAAATTCCTGGTCTGTCAGTTTCGTCCGCGCCCTGTCAATAAGCGGCTGCTTTTGACGGCACGAGGAAGGTACATACACGTGTGTCGGTACGGGTGTCGCCCGAGACGAACAGTTCCTGATGCTTGAGCCCCTATAGCAACagccagagttgccagttccgcttataataagcggattggGCTCCTTGTTTCGCAGAGTCGCTGGTAgcattttccagtcgcttgtcgcgtttttttttttttttggggggggggggggggaagggaaggaaggcttatttgcattttcccaGCAAGTATAGTTACTTTAGGGATCATCACGTTccccaatagcgcgtttgtcgttcactaatagcgcgtttACCGATGACGTTAAGTAGTTGAGTCTTGAAGTTAAACATACGTTGGGGTAATCAACAATTAGCGTTAATCATGCACTGTCGAACGTGCATTCAAACGAATGGAGACGGCCCTGAACACAAtcttaaaaagtaaatatgtgctttccttGATAGTCGctcatattttcgctgtacaaaataattagtgatttttttcaactccccttcgtatttgagGGACGTtcttttattataattaaaaatattttcaagaatgctAAATTCATTCAGTTTCCGCTTCTTCTGGGCTTCGCGAAAGCCACGCCACTTTTtttggggcttcttttgtgattgcTTCTTAGCTCggcagcatctggcaactctggcaACAGCCATCGTGAATGACGTTTGTACAAAGGACGTCGCGTCTCGTTAAATGCTTTCAGCGACGAGCGTGCAGCTCCTGCTGTCGCGTAAACACGGATCTACACTGGCAAATACGTGCGCTTAGCGTGAAATATCTCCGCAGTTTGTTTGTAAAACCTGCGGGAAGTCAATAGACGCTTCTCTACAAAGCCTGTCGGATGAATATATTCACTACCGTAACCCGCATCGATGACTCAAAGACATAATAGGTGGTTTGTTCATGTTTTCCGGCCTTGCTCAGTTTTACCAAgatccctcaatactttttaggGACCATGGTTTTACAAACTGGCGTGCTGCGAACTTGATAAACAATAGTTTCTATATTACGGTGTATTAcggttgtggagggctccggaaatatttaccatctggtgttcaacgTGCACTCACATCACACAGCAtacggggctctagcatttcgcctcaatctaAATGCGACCGGTATCgtagccgcgactttcgggtcagcaaccgagtaCCGTATACCCATTGTAACACCGATACGGACAACTTCAAATTGGGCATGTTTAGCAGactttttccttccatctcttgatgcaaaaaggaagaaaataaatcGACCAAGAATCGACACACAGGCTGCACGTGTTCTATGAACATttctcattcttttttatttatttttcgtttcGCCGTTCTTTGTGGAACGTATAGCATCGGCATTCACTTCGTGTCGCTCCGTTAACTCGCttgttgacgtcatcatgcgcTAGTCACCTCAATAAGGTCTGCAACAGTCGACGTTAAGTGTCGCCTTCGAGCAGGCTAGGCAACTTGGTCTCTCCCCGGACCTCACGCTATAACCAGCTGTctcgcgataaaaaaaaatgcttcttgCTTATGAAATGCAGCCCTTGCGCGTAAGAAAACGGTCTCGTTGTTACCTCGATCCCTTGTTACCTCCTTGATTTACTGGTGGAAGCTTCGGGTGCTTTCACGGGAATAGTTCGGAAAAGTGGAGACATGCTACCACCGCCCGTAAGCAGAGCTGGTACCGGTGACATCGGAGCTGCCTGGTCGGCTTTAGCTTCGGGCCGCTTCGTctgcgctgcatcgttttccgcCGTCTTGTCGCTGTCCTTCCTAGCCTCCTCGTGTCGACGCAGCGCCGCTGAGAGTGACGTCACGTCCGAGTTTGTTTTAGAAGCTGCTGTGGTCACTTCTGCAGGCGTACCAGACTTTTCTCCGCCACTGGATCCAGTACCGTCCTTGCGCGAACCGCTGAAGAAACTCTTAGTCGCATGCGTTTTCGGGCTGTCCGTCGGCTTAGCGGTTGAGGACGATCCCAGAGGCTTGCCACGTTTTTCAATAGGCCCTTGGCTTGTCGCCTCAATTGGCTTGGAAGACTCGGTTTTTGGAGGGGGAGTAACGGTCGACGATGTTCTGCTCGGTGATCGGCTGCTGGCTTCGGCGACTTGCCCgacgccatgtttgtgactcgtctTGTCCAGGCTGGTTGTGGTTGCCTTGTGGCTACTGGCTGTGGCTTCCTTGTCCGGCGAGCTTGAGTGCGTATGGCGCTGCTTTCCGTGGTGAGGCGATGACGCCTGCGGTGGTCGTCCGTGGTGCGGCGTTTGGTGTTTCCTGTGACGTCCACCGTGTACCGGTTCCGTATTTTCGTTAAACTTCTCCGGTTTCTTTTTACCCTGATGCCTTCGATCACCCGACTGCTCTGTTCCGTGATCCGGGGCCGTCGTGTGTTTGTTCCGTTCATTGGGTTCACGCGTCGCCTTTCCTGGCAAGCCGCTCTCTTCAGACGGATTGCGTTTCGGTTTCCGACCGCCTAGTACTAGTCGACGTCTCTTCGAGTCTCGTCGAAGTCCACGTTAGCGACGTCTTATCGCTACCGGCGTCCGCCTTATCTCGTTCCGAGTGACCCGATATCGTCGTCCGCTTTCCCGAATGGCTGCGCTCACGCCATCCGGAGCTATGGCGATGACGTCGGTGTTCTCGCGTTGTCCCTTTAGGATGATTTACTTCTGGAGATCTCGACGACTCTTGACCACGCGTGCTTTGCTTCGCCTGAAACCTTCTTGTCGTctgcttcttcttgttcttcctgTGTGGTGGTTTCTTCGAACCCTTTGCTTTCTTCCTCCCTTTCTGTTTCGGGTGTCCCTTGCCGCCGTGCTGCTTCCTTAAGCCTTTTTTCGGCTTTTTCTTCCCGCCATTTTTGTTCTTCTTTTGCGGACCTTGggcgcctttctttttcttcttgcctgACCCGCCGTTCTTCTTGCTTTGCGGATGCCGAGAATGCAACCGCAGCGCCGCCACTGTCGTCGACCTGCGCCACGAGAGCGACGTCTTAGCGTGTTCCCTGGACTCGTGAAGTGACTTCGCTAGTTCTTTGGAACTGCTCCCAGTCACTCTTGGCTTTGGTGCGCCATCGGGCAGTCTGTTGATACTAGACCAAGGGATCACTTGCGGCTGTGACGACGAGTTGCCAAGCCACATGACAATCGGTTCGTGGGTCATGTTGCTTTTTTTCAAGGCCGCTAAGTTTTTGGCCGCGAAAGTGTCCACCAATTCCGTCAATGGCGTTGGTTCGAGAGCAAAGTTGACCAGGTTAGGATCGTTGGTTCCGTTCCGCATTTGTGAGGAAGAGGCGGGGAAAGAAAACAGAATGACAATCAGCATGTTTTCTTGTTAATATCTTTATGCTGGTTAACGCAAGTTTTGTGGAACAAGGTCATATCATAGTGTTGCCACATGAACCACTGTCAATTGTCACTCGTACAGGGGCGTGTCatacgctcgactgctgatccgaaggtcgcgggatcgaatcccggccgcggcggctgcattttcgatggaggcgaaaatgtttgaagcccgtgtacttagatttaggtgcgtacacgttaaagaaccccaggtggtcgaaatttccggagccctccactacgcgtctctcataatcatatcgtggttttgggacgttaaaccccagataatattattaattattaGGGACGTGTCATATTTACGAAAGGCAACAACGACAGTGTAATTATTTAAGGCCACCTTTCATTGATTTAAACCTCTGAAACAGTGGCTTCATCACAGTTAGTCTGACTATGACCCTGCATATATATTAAACTACCATATATGTCAGCTTCGACTGTACTGCAGGTCATTCCCTCTTCCCTAACGTTGGGTAGACGAGCGGAAGTTTTTCATCCtgttaatctatctatctatctatctatctatctatctatctatctatctatctatctatctatctatctatctatctatctatctatctatctatctatctatctatctatctatctttctatctatctatctatctatctatctatctatctatctatctatctatctatctatctatctatctatctatctatctatctatctatctatctatctatctatctatctatctatgtctctGTCATCATGAATATTTTACGTGCTCGTTTCCGAAAAATGTTTTAAGATGACTCGATCTGACGTGAAATATAACGCACATACGAAGAGTCTCAAGATGTAAAGCAAATTATTCAAGCCCACGGAACAATCCAATCGCTGGGTGCTTCATCATGTGCACGTTTGGCTTTGAGCATCATTCTTTTCATCAGTCTTTGTATCTCAACGTGCGCGCACATTTTCGCGCCTCAATTGTACGAAGTGTAGTTCGTAAGGATACCAGCACAAACGTAACTAAAACCCAGAAGACACAGAGTGCTTGCTGTCCTGTGTCTTCTCGGTTACGTATACCTATTAACTATGCATCGCCAAGTAGCCTGCCAGGAAATGTCACTAATGTATGAGGTGCCCAGCGGCTCTCTTTCAATCGCGTACGGACCAGCTTACCCATGAGGGCCATCATGAACAGCTCCGCGCACGCCATGTCGCCCGGGCGCCCGTCAGAGGGCCCCGTCGACTTCCTTGCGAGGTCTCCAAAGGCAGAGGTCTCGAACGGCTATCTGGCACCTCCGACAAGACAGGGGAATACGTCTGCCGGGGCCCAGTCAAGACGCCCCTTCCCCCGGCGGCGCAGCAAGACGCGGGGCTTTTCTTTTCTAACCCGTCGGCCCCCGACGCCAAGCTTCGGTGCTGCTATATATAGATGTTACACGTAGAGGCGTGTAACTATACCTATAGAACTATGTGTGGTACATGGACCGTTAGAAGGTGACACACTCCTTCCCTCCCTTCACTCCTCCCTTCCATGCCGTCACCTCCGACTGCCTCGAATGCCTTCCGGTGTTCCTCATTGTGGCCGCCGACACACCGCTAGGTTGTCGTCTACAAGCCGCAGCTCGCAGTGCGAAACAATATAACTTCGTTAGGGCCTTCCAGTCCATGACGGCGCAGTCTTTCTATGGAGggattgcctttctttctttctttctttctttccttctttctttctttctttctttctttctttctttctttccttctttctttctttctttctttctttctttctttctttctttctttcttcaaatcGTTCCTGGGGCTTAAGCTGACTCTGACAGAGGAGAGAAAAATGGGAGGGTGAGTAAGAAAGGTGTAATTTGTGCGTTTGCGAAAGACGCTAATGCCGGCTacgaggtatatatatatatatatagttggcgTCACTGCCGTCGATGGTAAATACGACCCTTGTTGTGTCGCGCGTCACTGACGTAGCACTAGCGGCGAGCGACGGAGCAAGAAAGCGCGGCTTGGTCGCATATGGTCACGTCGTGAGGCGGCTTTCTTCGTTCGACGAAGGCGGGTGGCGGAAAAGTCAGGCGCACAAGGATATCCCCTAGTTATAGTTCGTATTTCTCCTTGTTACACGTCTCTTTGTGTTATGCGTGTCCTTTATCTGGACCGTTCCTTTTCTTATTCTTGGCAATCCTGGATGAATTAGTTGTCATATGGTGGAGGGTCgctaagaagaaaaaagaaagaaatgcgatGCCCGAAGTACCAATATCAGTAAGCACTGCATTCTCCACAATGTCAAATGAAACCTCGGCACTCTTATGTCAGACTGCTGCGGGCATCATAGGGTAACTTGCGCAGTTTAAATCTCCCATTAGCACAACACATCAGTGGGAGTAAAAAATATTAGACACATTTTTGAATAAATCGAGTCGTTTTTAAACCTCATTTAATGAATATAGCTTGATGATTCGCCATGGCGTTCCTTCTAACACAATACCAAATCATGTATATTAACGCTAGTAGTATTGGCTGAAATGGCTAGGCTCTTTCGCAGGAGCAGTGCAGCCCGCAGATAAACCTTGCGCATGTGAAGCACAAACCGGACAGAAAAGGTCGTAGGGCTCTCTCAGCCCCTTCGTCCCTCGcatcccttaaagggacactaaagagcaaaacgattttttttcatACTAGtaatctttcacgataccaaaaacaccacgcttgttgcgagaagacgcttataGTAAGCGAGAatacacgcaaaaacaaaatgtgggtggcgccGCCACCTTTAAGTTTCCACACTattcgtcgtgacgtcacgtgttttGACGGCGCCGACTACGGACTACGTAGTtcataatcagtaaaaatgaagtacattgtccgctgagggggccatagactcaacataccaagtttggggtaattttgttgagccaatgccgccaaaatacgataaatgcactttggaatttgtgacgtcacgcggggaaatttcggcgcgaaactttaaaatgaaactttgaacttaattttctcctctattaataaacctatgatggcgaaattaacgcaattacagttctcagagcacaatttatcgatctaaaccgattcattgtttttctttagtgtccctttgatggCAACAAAGTCGAGACGCTTTCATGTGAAAAGTCTACGGAGCTGCACCGGTTTCTGCAAAGATCTGAGGTCACGTACATTGAAGGTAGTAAAGATAAGTCCCTCGGACTGTGCCATGATGATTACCAACAGTTATGCTTATTGTCTGATGTGATCAGTCCTAAAGGACGACAGCGAAGCTTTTCTTGGACCTCCGCTGGAGCTTCTAGACCTTGATCTCTTACGGTTTCTTTGGTGCTTAGAtgttcggcggcggcggcgggtctTTCTATTCACGCTTCTAGACATTGATCTCTTACGGTTTCTTTGGTGCTTTGATGTTCGGCGGCGACGGGTCTTTCTATTCACGCTTCTAGACATTGATCTCTTACGGTTTCTTTGGTGCTTAGATGTTCAGTGGCGTCGGGTCTTTCTATCCACGCTTCTAGACCGTGATCTCTTACGGTTTCTTTGGTGCTTAGATGTTCGGCGGCGGCGGGTCTCTCTATCCACGCTTCTAGACCGTGATCTCTTACGGTTTCTTTGGTGCTTAGATGTTCGGCAGCGGCGGGTCTTTCTATTCACACTCCAGATTTCAGTGCCGGGGTCGTACGCGGAAAACCAGGCGCCGGCGAGCGCACAgcaatgcggccctcgaaggtgcgttgGCCACATGGGTATTTGTATGCACCGTTGTCGAATAATTTATGCtatctcgatcgtgggcttgtctcGCCACTCAGCCGTTTCTTATAAGGCAATCTAATCTTCTATCAAGGTGACTTTAGTCATTTCACATGGCCACAGTTCACTGTTGCCATGATGTGAACGCTTGGCCATCGTTGTTCAGACGTTGTTGGCCATCAGAGTTGTTCAGGCATCAAAGTTgttcagaagaaagaaagaaagaaagaaagaaagaaagaaagaaagaaagaaagaaagaaagaaagaaagaaagaaagaaagaaagaaagaaagaaagaaagaaagaaagaaagaaagaaaacgagcggGTCTGCATCGCAACCTTTGCTATTTGTCAGATAAACACCACATGCCGCTTCTCTAGCCCGACTGCCCCAGAGTCAGAGCAACAGCTCGCGAGCGCATGCGGACAGCATTTGTAGTGGTATTCTCGGCCTTGTGGCGGCGCCTGCTCGTAACAATCGAGAGCTTTAAATAAGGTTTCGCCGTTTCTTGCTGAATTCATCCTCGCTGTTTGTGATAGCTAAGATCACTTTCAAATTAAACGCATATTCTGAGAAAAAAAGGTGTTTAACAAAACTGCGCCACAGTTGCAgctgaaatggaagaccagcCTTTTGTCGCTCCTGTTGAATCGGCTCCGTTGACATCTACGGGACTGATTTTCTAACCGGGACAGCCCCCCATAGCTGATAACGCAGTGCAGTCTACAACCACCTTCATAAAAGAATAcgaaaatcaccgcatctccactaataTGAATCATGagtcatgacgagtggcgaagcactgggtatcgtaccggtatgtcatcgtacgtcacccgcgcgttgccactgcgaatgtaaattgagtgacataaagtgtgtatatatgtatatacaaatGTATTTACTTGGTTCCTATTTTTATCCTCTTGTTCGTATTtggtcttgagttctggattccgttttcccttcattattactgcttttgtggtctgtgaaatggagagccaatggcTCTTCCAGTGGATctaatctaaagttggcaaaTATAAGGTTCCTGTGCATGTTCCTCGGGTGATTgtgggcgcgttctcgttccttgcgagctcctAGTtcggcgttcatcgcagaaagagcgtttccatagtcaacgcgcgccgttcgctctctctcgccacacggcgagcgccgaggcggtggcgctcaagcaaatggaccatcCCAAAAGCaggcgacgatgcacgccgagaccgATGGCGTGCACGATGCACGCCCAGGCCCTAGGGTGATTTTCCCCTAATAACGTGCACGTTTCCAGAGATTACAAGACTGTATGGCCACACGCTGCGGGAAATGCCGATGAGCTTCTCGTAGCATGGATTTCGTCACAGAGAGAATGTGTATCGACATGCGCCAAGGGTTGCAATGTAGACTGGTTGGTGAATCGTCTGAACAACTCTGATGTAGCGCGAAACGGCACACGGACACTAGAAGGCACAAAAAGATACGCCACAGCGCTTTGTATTGTCCATATCTATGCCTTCTCGTGTCCCTGTGCCGTTTCGCGTTATGTCAAAGCTGTTTAGATACATGTAGATATCTAAACGTTGCTATCTTATCCTAGTTACCGCCTTTCAGTCTGACCAGCAACGGTTACAAACTCATCTCTCGTCGCGAGACGCGCCTTCGTGCAATGAATCTTTCTCTAACTCTGTTGTCAGCTCTACACCTGAATGTCTAGGCATTGACGTGGGCGTCAACCTGATTCGTTCCAGTTTAGGATCCTTGTAGGAAAGACGAGTGGGGTACCATAGAGATTAGGTTTCAATCTATGATGGCACAAAGCCTGCAGCACATTTCAATCGCCTTGTTACACGATTCAACCGTTGACGTAACTTGATTCTTCGCTTGCTTGCTCCCTTGCTTCCatattagttagttagttagttagttagttagttagttagttagttagttagttagttagttagttagttagttagttagttagttagttagttagttagttagttagttagttagttagttagttagttagttagttagttagttagttagttagttagttagttagttagttagttagttagttagttagtttgcatgcttgcttgcttgttccgtAACAACGTCTCAAGGATAAACCGGTTTGGTTACTCTGCACTGGGAGCTGGATTAAAGGCAGAAACGGTGAGGAggaagcagaaagaaaaaacaatatcAGACCAGTCTGCACATCATACAGTGTTTCATTTAGCCGCAGAGCTTTATAGATCACACAAGCGCTGCTCAATGTAAATCGCCGTGTAGGAGCATAAAATGTGTTAGAGCAGATATTCAAGTCGCCTATCTAAAGCAGCGATGTGCCTATTAGATATCACAGTGGGGATTTCAATGTTTATCCGTGTTATTCGTGGTAAATTTATAATATTCTCTAACATTCTCTTCTGACGGGCAGCGTACGCTTCACTATGAAACCAACGAAAATAAATTTTAGAATCGGTAATGCAACAGTCCACACTGATTTCGCGTTCTTTTAAATTAGGGATCTTTCAGGGATCACAAGTAGGCAAAAATGATTCGTATAGCTCTCCTGATGTTTTTCTCATGCCATCTGTGCCAACACACGAGGCAAGCTGAACCTAAGTTGTTGCTTTTTTCGGCCTGCCGCTTGCGTTTGACAACGTCTTTATCAAACGTTGTCAAACTGGTGTCGCGAAGCCGAGGGTGAAATATAATGAAAGTTTGTTTTCTCTTGACACCGTGAAAAACGAAACTCCACTTCGACCATCAGCGTTCACGTGTCACTCCCGTTAGTTCCTGTTGTTCAGTAGTTCAATCACCTTTTAAACAGCGTTCTAAGCGAGCGTGTTTCGAAGTGTCAAAAGCGTCTTAGGCGCTTAGCACTCTCGCAAATTGCTTATATACACATAACGCCTGATTGACATCATCgcgtatatgtttttttttactgcaatagcaattatatgggcactccaAGCATatttttgccgtcggcgccgccgtgaggctccgtataaagtccaagggctattggcctggtgtgcgaccgatggcggcgctgcgaacagcgcctgtatgacgtcagagcggggattcgcgcgctttcgtctgctacgtaggcccagcgccgtgttgaaaccatcgttgcggtaaatctcaacaaaaaagcagttcaattggttatcttgcgtatggtggctactgacgctgttcgaacaaccgtgggaccgcttttaacgttcatttagaactacaactcttAGTTTCTTCGAACtacggccgcttgtctccgcggcgagtgctgcgcaatggtgaagtactgctctgtgcctcagtgtacttggTGTACTTCGTCctctcgtgaaaaaggcgttagctttcacaactaccctaaggacccgaagctgaaggagtggatcgtcaagctcagaatgggaatgcgccccacgccttcatcgaccgtgtgcagcaagcacttcgcggacagtgacttgtgctacccaccgtacgcgccactcttaggtaagcctgtgaccgtgtttaagcgcctggCCAATATGcggcataggcgacttacaccaggtgcggcgCCGTCCtgcaacctgccgcgaaggcccctagacaaggagccgacgacgcggcctccgaatcgcctcgcacatATACGCGCGcgtcgtgagctcagctgagcggcgaaggatatctgagactacggctgcatttgaatggtgtacatacgtatttacttatgaaggcaagcgcacgCCTAGCgcactgcttatcataaagtcataagcgaaacctgttgccgctgtttagtgcacattctctaaaagttttcacttgaGGCAGTGCAGGCACttctttaaaagcggagctctttaagcttttcgttaggctgtgtggcgtgaaactggacccagcttgcttTTGCCACGTTAATCCATGTGGCCCTGTGcatggtataatcagcgattaagtatttgttatattctaatacccatgcgacggccctgtgcggtattaatatgaactacgacgtaatatcgttctcactgaaccaacattacgggacaaactgcgatcatgtgcatcggcaggggggtgtgcaacaaggcggcacttgcgcacttgtttgcaggacgagagctgcggcGGTGATGCGGTCTCCGTTGACgccctcgaccgcgcattcaacaacgtggtctgcgtcgtacaccgcctcgccctcgatgaggcacagcgacctttcacaagctttatctacatacctgtagatgctggagaacggcacgcttactgaaatatcgaaataaACACCAAAACTAATtcgtatcgtacggcggaaacaagataacgagcgagaacagtcacacatagtttcactttcttaccagcaatgcggtcggtggcatcggcgaacgcgtcggccatccgggggatttcttggccctgtcgattgggccgcaagtAAAACAAATTAAG
It encodes the following:
- the LOC125759823 gene encoding splicing regulatory glutamine/lysine-rich protein 1-like, translating into MACAELFMMALMAALKKSNMTHEPIVMWLGNSSSQPQVIPWSSINRLPDGAPKPRVTGSSSKELAKSLHESREHAKTSLSWRRSTTVAALRLHSRHPQSKKNGGSGKKKKKGAQGPQKKNKNGGKKKPKKGLRKQHGGKGHPKQKGRKKAKGSKKPPHRKNKKKQTTRRFQAKQSTRGQESSRSPEVNHPKGTTREHRRHRHSSGWRERSHSGKRTTISGHSERDKADAGSDKTSLTWTSTRLEETSTSTRRSETETQSV